The following proteins are encoded in a genomic region of Cryptomeria japonica chromosome 11, Sugi_1.0, whole genome shotgun sequence:
- the LOC131034504 gene encoding F-box only protein 6-like, giving the protein MDTKCMDVIENEDEGLERSELLLNTTEEKGRDTESNERSDVESVWSEFPDHLVEEIFSNLLFEFTLPFRIVCKQWNKLLSSNIFLSSLAESDPWILLCSSTHCMAYCFLNQCWKTLSLSFLPNRTTKSFSLGNTRFCSSGAGLLLIEFGWPRKYMICNPITRTYRYNPPVISQSATLSAIMDNGESYKIAGVTHERNPGSLQIYHCSKASCQIELELPLEPRDFPVSHICCAKGLLIGGYRNTKLFVYSLQGKGWSRIRVPDSDRFRRYNTNFEFQPKPGMKI; this is encoded by the exons ATGGATACTAAGTGTATGGACGTTATCGAGAATGAAGATGAAGGGTTAGAAAGATCTGAATTACTGCTCAATACAACGGAAGAGAAGGGAAGGGATACTGAAAGCAATGAGAGGAGCGATGTAGAATCAGTTTGGTCTGAATTCCCTGACCATTTAGTGGAGGAGATATTTTCGAACCTACTGTTCGAATTCACTCTTCCATTTCGTATTGTTTGTAAACAATGGAATAAGCTCTTATCCTCTAACATATTTCTATCTTCATTGGCAGAGAGCGATCCATGGATTCTTCTATGCAGCTCAACGCATTGCATGGCATACTGTTTTCTAAATCAGTGTTGGAAGACTCTTTCCCTTAGTTTCTTGCCAAACCGAACAACAAAAAGTTTCTCATTAGGCAATACAAGATTTTGTAGTTCAGGTGCAGGCCTACTGCTAATCGAATTCGGATGGCCTCGGAAATATATGATCTGTAATCCAATTACAAGGACCTACAGATATAATCCCCCCGTCATATCACAGAGTGCAACTTTATCGGCAATAATGGACAACGGGGAGTCCTACAAAATTGCGGGTGTGACACATGAAAGAAACCCCGGTTCCCTACAAATTTACCATTGTTCTAAAGCGTCATGCCAGATTGAACTTGAGTTGCCACTCGAGCCAAGAGATTTTCCTGTTTCTCATATTTGTTGTGCCAAGGGTCTTCTCAT AGGTGGGTATAGAAATACAAAGCTCTTTGTCTACAGCTTACAGGGGAAGGGCTGGAGTCGGATCAGAGTTCCTGATTCTGACAGATTTAGAAGGTATAACACAAATTTTGAGTTTCAACCTAAGCCAGGCATGAAGATATAG